The Clostridium septicum genome contains a region encoding:
- the rlmD gene encoding 23S rRNA (uracil(1939)-C(5))-methyltransferase RlmD, producing the protein MLEKNKEYTLDIISQGYEGEGIAKVDGYPIFIEGAITGEKVRALIVKVKKNFAYGKLLEVLETSNDRVKPKCNYYKRCGGCSVQHMDYTRQLDFKWDRVKDCVHKIGGLSKELVKYPLGMENPIRYRNKVQLPIGLVNGKLSIGFYAPRSHNIIDLETCLIQDEIADKVVDLTRKWIEDYEISPATIDGKFNPKGLLRHIMIRRGFKTNEVMVVLVTLKDKVPYINEFVKLISENINGIKSIVQNVNPKETNVILGEKCVTLWGNDVITDYIGDFKFNISPLSFFQVNPVQTEVLYGKALEYAGLTGDEIVFDAYCGTGTITLFLSQKAKKVYGVEIVEPAIVNARENAKLNSVGNAEFFVGKSEEVIPELISKGIKPEVIVVDPPRKGCDIKLLEAIGKAKPQRMVYVSCDPSTLARDLKILEEQGFKTEFVQPVDMFPHTSHVECVCVLTR; encoded by the coding sequence TTGCTAGAGAAAAATAAAGAATATACTTTAGATATAATTTCACAAGGATATGAAGGAGAAGGAATTGCAAAAGTAGATGGATACCCAATTTTCATAGAAGGAGCAATAACTGGAGAAAAAGTTAGGGCTTTAATTGTTAAAGTTAAAAAGAACTTTGCATATGGTAAATTATTAGAGGTTTTAGAAACTTCTAATGACAGAGTTAAACCAAAATGCAATTATTATAAAAGGTGTGGTGGTTGCTCTGTTCAACATATGGATTATACAAGACAATTAGACTTTAAATGGGATAGAGTTAAAGATTGTGTACATAAAATAGGGGGATTATCTAAGGAATTAGTTAAATATCCATTAGGAATGGAAAATCCTATAAGATATAGAAATAAAGTTCAACTGCCAATTGGCTTAGTTAATGGAAAACTTTCTATAGGATTTTATGCTCCAAGAAGCCATAATATAATAGATTTAGAAACTTGTCTAATTCAAGATGAAATAGCAGATAAAGTTGTAGATTTAACTAGAAAATGGATAGAAGATTATGAAATATCTCCTGCTACTATAGATGGTAAATTTAATCCAAAAGGATTACTTAGACATATAATGATTCGAAGAGGTTTTAAAACCAATGAAGTAATGGTTGTTTTAGTCACTTTAAAAGATAAGGTTCCATATATTAATGAATTTGTAAAATTAATAAGTGAAAATATAAATGGAATAAAGAGTATAGTTCAAAACGTTAATCCAAAAGAAACTAATGTTATACTAGGGGAAAAGTGTGTAACATTATGGGGAAATGATGTAATTACAGATTATATAGGAGATTTTAAGTTTAATATATCACCATTATCATTCTTTCAAGTTAACCCTGTTCAAACAGAAGTACTATATGGAAAAGCTTTAGAATATGCAGGTTTAACAGGTGATGAAATAGTATTTGATGCATATTGTGGTACAGGTACAATAACATTATTTTTATCTCAAAAGGCTAAAAAAGTATATGGAGTTGAAATTGTAGAACCAGCAATAGTAAATGCTAGAGAAAATGCTAAGCTTAACTCAGTAGGAAATGCTGAATTCTTTGTAGGTAAGTCAGAAGAAGTAATTCCAGAACTTATATCAAAAGGAATAAAACCAGAAGTAATAGTAGTAGATCCCCCAAGAAAAGGTTGCGATATAAAATTACTAGAAGCTATAGGGAAAGCAAAACCACAAAGAATGGTATACGTATCATGTGATCCAAGTACATTAGCAAGGGATTTAAAAATACTAGAAGAACAAGGTTTTAAAACAGAATTTGTTCAGCCAGTAGATATGTTCCCACATACAAGTCATGTGGAATGTGTGTGCGTACTAACTAGATAA
- a CDS encoding DUF1540 domain-containing protein, with protein MSNLNCKSSKCKYNHSGICNADYINVSGKYAHSSNETCCNTFKEGSIKNTFNTLNNIGIFNGVKQIFSDNTQGLRKEIYCDASNCYHNTNGLCKAENVLVSGSRARTLDETNCETFIEGY; from the coding sequence ATGTCAAATTTGAATTGTAAATCATCAAAGTGTAAATATAACCATTCAGGAATCTGTAATGCTGATTATATAAATGTATCAGGAAAATATGCTCATAGTAGTAATGAAACTTGTTGTAATACTTTTAAAGAAGGAAGTATTAAAAATACTTTTAATACTTTAAATAATATAGGTATATTTAATGGGGTAAAACAAATTTTTTCCGATAATACTCAAGGATTAAGAAAAGAGATATATTGTGATGCTTCAAATTGTTATCATAATACTAATGGATTATGTAAGGCTGAGAATGTCTTGGTATCTGGCTCTAGAGCTAGAACTTTAGATGAAACTAATTGTGAGACATTTATAGAAGGATATTAA
- the pyk gene encoding pyruvate kinase encodes MRKTKMICTIGPASEKPEILSKIIEAGMNASRHNFSHGDHEEHKARILLVKELAKKYNREIAVMLDTKGPEIRTGKFEPKKIELQAGAEFTVYAGGDVIGDATKCSVTYEGLANDVKPGNVILIDDGLVGLEVKSIEGNKIHCVVKNTGFVGTHKGVNVPGVSIKLPALTEKDIADLKFGCEIGVNLVAASFIRKASDVETIRKILAENGGEHIQILSKIENQEGVDNIDSIIEASDGIMVARGDLGVEIPMEKLPAVQKMIIEKCNIAGKPVVTATQMLDSMIRNPRPTRAEVSDVANAIYDGTDAIMLSGESANGDWPVEAVETMAKIAAEAEKQLSYKVAVSNAKSHIPAIGGVISRAAANAASELKASAIISSTQSGATAKRLSQCRPDCPIVAVTPDEKVAKKLAICFGVNPIVGEKMQSTDHMMERSVEIAKENGYVAAGDTVVVAAGVPVHTVGSTNLLKISIVE; translated from the coding sequence ATGAGAAAAACTAAAATGATCTGTACAATAGGTCCAGCTAGTGAAAAACCAGAAATATTATCAAAGATAATTGAAGCAGGAATGAACGCTTCAAGACATAACTTTTCACATGGAGATCATGAAGAACATAAGGCAAGAATTCTTTTAGTAAAAGAATTAGCTAAGAAATATAACAGAGAAATAGCTGTAATGCTAGATACTAAAGGACCAGAAATAAGAACTGGAAAATTCGAACCTAAAAAAATAGAATTACAAGCAGGTGCAGAATTTACAGTTTATGCTGGTGGAGATGTTATAGGAGATGCAACTAAATGTTCAGTAACATATGAAGGATTAGCTAACGATGTTAAACCAGGAAATGTAATCTTAATAGATGATGGTTTAGTAGGATTAGAAGTTAAGTCAATAGAAGGAAATAAAATCCACTGTGTTGTTAAAAACACTGGATTTGTAGGAACTCATAAGGGAGTTAATGTACCAGGAGTTTCAATAAAATTACCAGCTTTAACTGAAAAAGATATAGCAGATCTTAAATTTGGTTGTGAAATTGGTGTTAACTTAGTTGCTGCATCATTCATAAGAAAAGCTTCAGACGTTGAAACTATAAGAAAGATATTAGCAGAAAACGGTGGAGAACACATTCAAATATTATCAAAGATAGAAAACCAAGAAGGTGTTGATAATATAGATTCAATAATTGAAGCTTCAGATGGAATAATGGTAGCTAGAGGAGATCTAGGTGTTGAAATTCCAATGGAAAAATTACCAGCTGTTCAAAAGATGATAATTGAAAAATGTAACATAGCAGGAAAGCCAGTTGTAACTGCAACTCAAATGTTAGATTCAATGATTAGAAATCCAAGACCAACAAGAGCAGAAGTTTCAGACGTAGCTAACGCTATCTATGATGGTACAGATGCAATAATGTTATCAGGAGAATCAGCAAACGGAGATTGGCCAGTAGAAGCTGTAGAAACTATGGCTAAGATTGCTGCAGAAGCAGAAAAGCAATTAAGCTACAAAGTTGCAGTTTCAAATGCTAAGTCTCATATACCAGCTATCGGTGGAGTTATTTCAAGAGCTGCTGCAAACGCTGCTAGCGAATTAAAAGCTTCAGCTATAATTTCATCAACTCAAAGTGGAGCAACTGCAAAGAGATTATCTCAATGTAGACCAGATTGTCCAATAGTTGCTGTAACTCCAGATGAAAAAGTTGCTAAGAAATTAGCTATCTGTTTCGGAGTTAACCCAATAGTTGGAGAAAAAATGCAATCAACAGATCACATGATGGAAAGATCAGTTGAAATAGCTAAGGAAAACGGATATGTTGCTGCTGGAGATACTGTAGTAGTAGCTGCTGGAGTTCCAGTTCACACTGTAGGATCTACTAACCTATTAAAGATAAGCATAGTAGAATAA
- the pfkA gene encoding 6-phosphofructokinase: protein MKKIAILTSGGDAPGMNAAIRAVVRSALHNGLEVMGVQRGYSGLINGELFNMDRSSVSDIIHRGGTILRTARCLEFKQEEVRVKATKILQAYGVDALVVIGGDGSFMGAKLLSKLGIKTIGLPGTIDNDLTYTDYTIGFDTALNTVIDAIDKIRDTSTSHERVSIVEVMGRDCGDLALYAGLAGGAEYIITPEKGYTKEELCKVILEGKQKGKIHSLVLLAEGVGGAQELAEYVEGVTGIETRATVLGHIQRGGSPSAADRVLASRMGAKAIEVLLNGGTSRVIGIRNNEIIDQDIDEALALDRTFDEKLFKTAEEINQ, encoded by the coding sequence ATGAAAAAGATAGCTATTTTAACTAGCGGTGGGGATGCCCCTGGCATGAACGCTGCAATAAGAGCAGTTGTAAGATCAGCATTACACAATGGTTTAGAGGTAATGGGTGTTCAAAGAGGTTACAGTGGATTAATTAATGGTGAATTATTCAATATGGATAGATCATCAGTTTCAGATATTATCCACAGAGGTGGTACTATATTAAGAACTGCAAGATGTTTAGAATTTAAACAAGAGGAAGTAAGAGTTAAAGCTACTAAGATATTACAAGCTTATGGCGTAGATGCTTTAGTTGTAATAGGTGGAGATGGATCTTTCATGGGAGCTAAGCTTTTATCAAAGCTAGGCATTAAGACTATAGGATTACCAGGAACTATAGATAATGATTTAACTTATACAGATTATACAATAGGATTTGATACTGCATTAAATACAGTTATTGATGCTATAGATAAAATTAGAGATACTTCAACTTCTCACGAAAGAGTTTCAATAGTTGAAGTTATGGGAAGAGATTGTGGAGATTTAGCTTTATATGCTGGTCTTGCAGGTGGAGCTGAATACATAATTACTCCTGAAAAAGGATATACAAAAGAAGAATTATGTAAGGTAATTCTAGAAGGAAAACAAAAAGGAAAAATACATAGCTTAGTATTATTAGCTGAAGGTGTAGGCGGAGCACAAGAATTAGCTGAATACGTAGAAGGTGTTACAGGAATTGAAACAAGAGCTACAGTATTAGGTCATATTCAAAGAGGTGGAAGCCCAAGCGCTGCAGATAGAGTTTTAGCATCAAGAATGGGTGCAAAAGCTATAGAAGTACTTTTAAATGGTGGAACTTCAAGAGTTATAGGTATTAGAAATAACGAAATAATAGATCAAGATATAGATGAAGCTTTAGCTTTAGACAGAACATTTGATGAAAAGCTATTTAAAACAGCTGAAGAAATCAATCAATAA